In Leptospira licerasiae serovar Varillal str. VAR 010, the sequence TTAAATCTCGAAAGGCCTTAGCCCACAAGCAGGCGTGTCCTTCCTATTCGATCCAAATACTCTTTAAATCGTGAACCGAAAACCGATTTAAAAAGTCTCCCGTTTGAGTCAGAAGAAAAGCCACCGGGAGAGTAAGCTATTCATCCGAAGCAGAGATTAAGCTGCTAGTGCTAATTCGTTGTTAGCGTTTATGGTTTTGAAGGTTTTTAAGAGGTCCCTCACCCCTACATGCCACCACATCTAAACTACAACAGTCGAAACCTAATTCGTCCCCGTAGATTTAATTGTTAGACTAAAAATCCGTTGAGCTAGTCAAGAAATCAAGAAAAAGTAGATCAGTTGGAGCTTCTATTTTGAAAATTTTCATTCTACTGGCCTCGGTTTTATTACTCTGTTGTGGAACTTATTCTTCCCCAAAAATCAAAAATCCGAGTCCCAAAATTCAAGGCTCCTTGTCTTCTACCGAATTACAGGATGGATTGTATGCGATCCTAGTTGGAACATCTTTCTATCAAAATCGACTCACAAATTCGGATAAACAGGATGGAGAATCCGAGATCACATTTTTATTTTACCTAATAAAATCAGATAAACGTTATATTTTGATCGATACCGGAACTTCTACCAATTCGACTACCGAATTCACAATTTACAATTGGATCTCCCCTGATAAAATTTTAAGATCCGTAGGGATCCAACCGGGAATGATCGGAGAGATCATTCTCACTCATTTTCATTCGGATCATTCCGGAGGGATCGGACTTTTTCCAAACGCAAAAATTTATGTTACTCAAGAAGACTGGAATTCGCTTAAAAAGACAAATCGATCAATAAGCCAAAAGTTATCCGCCAAAGAAAGGTCGGGAAAGATCCAATTCCTAACTTCGAGCATAGAAGTTTTTAAGAATTTTCGGATCTTATTAACTAGAGGACATACACAAGGCTCAATGGCGGTAGAATGGTTAATATCCCAGAGTAAAAAATTCCTGATCACGGGAGATGAATGTTATTGGATAGAATATTGCGAGCAAGGCCACGGACTTCCTTCGGAGAGCACATTCTCCCTTTCTAACAATAAAGAATTTTTGGATTATGTGTCCGTTCTATCTTCAAACGGAACCAAAATTTTGACCATGCATGATCCCGCTATTTTATCTTTAGGCAAAGAGATATTTCCTAGAATTTACAAACTAGATTAAAAAAAATCCCCCGGCTTAAACCGAGGGATTTTTTAAAACACCGATTAGAATCTAAGGTCTTATTTATAGACTTTATCGATTCTTTTTTGGTATTTTTCAGTGATCACGTGCCTTTTCATTTTGAGTAGGTTAGTCAATTCATCACCTATTTCAAAAGGTTTTTGAGCGATTACTACGTGTTGGATCAATTCAAAAGACTTGAATCCGTGTTTAGTACTATTGTATTCTCTGATCTCTTTCTTAAAGAATTCGATCACTTTAGGATTATCGATCAGATCCTTAATGTCCTTAGCTTGGATACCGTTCTGCGCTAACCAAGGTTGTAGAACTTCTAGATCCGGAACGATAATCGCTCCCAGGACTTTCTGATCCTGACCGAATACCATAGATTGTTTGATATAAGGAGATTCGTCCATGCGGTTTTCTATCGGAACCGGTTCAACGTTCTCTCCACCCAACAATACGACGGTTTCTTTCGCTCTTCCTGTAAGAGTTAGAGTATGCTTGAAGTTGATGAAACCGATATCTCCGGTGTTCAACCATCCGTCTACAATGGTCTTCTTAGTGACTTCAGGATTTTTGTAATATCCTTTCATTACCTGAGGCCCTTTGATATGAACGATCCCTTTTACTCCTAGCTTGCCCGCAAGAAGTTGTCTTTGATCGTTGATATGGGTCAGAACGTTTCCGTGATCGTCTCTCAACTGAAGTTCCGTTTTAGGAACGATATAACCTACGGAACCGATAATCGGATGATCATAATGACGGACCGAGATCACAGGAGCACTTTCAGTCATTCCGTAACCTTCTAATACCAGAAGTCCGATATCGTTGAAGAAGTTATCAACGTGGCGTTGCAAAGCCCCACCACCGGATAATGTGCCTCTCAAACGTCCACCGGTTGCTTGGCGGATCTTGGAAAGAACGATCGTGTCCAAAGTCTTGAAGTTAAAGATAAGCCCTAAAATCGCGATAGTAAGTAGGACCGGAGCTAAAAATGCCAACTCAGGTTTATACATCTTGATATAAGAATATCCCACTGCACTGATCAAAGAAACCGTAAACGGCCCAAACAGTACCACCTGTCCGATTGCTTTAATCCCAAGAGCCAGAGATTTGAAGATGCTGCGGTTTTCGTAATCCACTTCTTTTCCGGTTAAAAAACGGATCCCTGCATTGTAATTCTTAGAGAACAAATACGCAGTATTGAATAGAAACTTACGAACTGGAGGAGTCTGCTTCGGATCGTTGATTTTGTTGTAGATCCCAGTATAGATACTTTCCCACACCCTTGGAGCGGAAGCCATGAAAGAAGGCCTAGCTTTTGCCAGGTCGTTTCTTAGATCCGCAACCTTGGTATAGAAAGTGGAAATCCCGAGAGAGATCGCAGAATATTCCACTACTCTTTCGAAGATATGCCATACAGGTAGAATTGACAACATACTATCGTCGTCACGAAGAAGAGATTTTTTCAAGATCAAAGGAACAACATATTCCATTTGGTGGACCATGTTGGAGTGCATGAGCATAACACCTTTTGGCATTCCTGTTGTTCCGGAGGTGTAAATTAGAGTGAATAGATCATCGGGTTTAATACCTTCGATCCTTTTTTCAGTCTTGTGTCCACCCTTAGCTCTCAACTCCTTTCCCGTTGCGATCAGATCATAAAGATGCAAAACGCCTTTCGCTTTTGTTTTGCTGTCCTTATCCATAATGATGACGGTTTCCACGCCTTTCAGTTTGGCTTTGTTCTTAATGAACTTCTCGTACATCTTATCGTTTTCCAAGAATACTACGGAAGCTTCGGAGTGAGTTAAGATATATTCCATCTCGGAATCGGTTACGTCGGTTCCTCTAGGAACGTTTGCACAACCGGAGAGTAGAACTCCCGCATCCACGATGATCCATTCCAAACGGTTATCCGCTAACACTCCGATATGTTCGCGGGCCTTCACACCTAAATCTATTAAAGCCTCAGACAATGAGAGACCTAAATCTACTAATTGTTTAAAGCTGGTCGATTGATATTCTTTATTTTCATCTTTCGACCAAAACGCCGGTCTGTCCCCGTAAGACTCAGCGGCCTTAAGGTACATGTCTGCTAAATTCTTGTACATTGGAGTTATTTCCTTTGAAGAAAGGGTATATTACGCTTATAGCAATAAAGCGCGTTTACGTTAATGTGAGAAGACGACCCGTCAACTAAATTT encodes:
- a CDS encoding AMP-dependent synthetase/ligase, coding for MYKNLADMYLKAAESYGDRPAFWSKDENKEYQSTSFKQLVDLGLSLSEALIDLGVKAREHIGVLADNRLEWIIVDAGVLLSGCANVPRGTDVTDSEMEYILTHSEASVVFLENDKMYEKFIKNKAKLKGVETVIIMDKDSKTKAKGVLHLYDLIATGKELRAKGGHKTEKRIEGIKPDDLFTLIYTSGTTGMPKGVMLMHSNMVHQMEYVVPLILKKSLLRDDDSMLSILPVWHIFERVVEYSAISLGISTFYTKVADLRNDLAKARPSFMASAPRVWESIYTGIYNKINDPKQTPPVRKFLFNTAYLFSKNYNAGIRFLTGKEVDYENRSIFKSLALGIKAIGQVVLFGPFTVSLISAVGYSYIKMYKPELAFLAPVLLTIAILGLIFNFKTLDTIVLSKIRQATGGRLRGTLSGGGALQRHVDNFFNDIGLLVLEGYGMTESAPVISVRHYDHPIIGSVGYIVPKTELQLRDDHGNVLTHINDQRQLLAGKLGVKGIVHIKGPQVMKGYYKNPEVTKKTIVDGWLNTGDIGFINFKHTLTLTGRAKETVVLLGGENVEPVPIENRMDESPYIKQSMVFGQDQKVLGAIIVPDLEVLQPWLAQNGIQAKDIKDLIDNPKVIEFFKKEIREYNSTKHGFKSFELIQHVVIAQKPFEIGDELTNLLKMKRHVITEKYQKRIDKVYK
- a CDS encoding MBL fold metallo-hydrolase; its protein translation is MSSTELQDGLYAILVGTSFYQNRLTNSDKQDGESEITFLFYLIKSDKRYILIDTGTSTNSTTEFTIYNWISPDKILRSVGIQPGMIGEIILTHFHSDHSGGIGLFPNAKIYVTQEDWNSLKKTNRSISQKLSAKERSGKIQFLTSSIEVFKNFRILLTRGHTQGSMAVEWLISQSKKFLITGDECYWIEYCEQGHGLPSESTFSLSNNKEFLDYVSVLSSNGTKILTMHDPAILSLGKEIFPRIYKLD